One region of Mesomycoplasma ovipneumoniae genomic DNA includes:
- a CDS encoding pseudouridine synthase, with amino-acid sequence MKTVRIHKFLSQMGIASRRKAEILINEKRIKINGKFAQIGQKISDLDVVEFDGQKINKKPKIVWYALNKPKNYITSRIDPQNRPTIMEFFDKNSYLFPVGRLDFETTGLILVTNDGETSNKLLHPSSKIQRTYLVKTDFNLNDEEINFLNNNEIYLDNVKSVQKIQKVASRTYIVKVWQGSNHHVKKIFISVSKKVLMLRRLSFATIELGNLKPGEKRKLSQAEILSLKNIF; translated from the coding sequence ATGAAAACAGTTAGAATTCATAAATTTTTATCGCAAATGGGAATTGCCTCCAGACGAAAAGCCGAAATATTAATCAATGAAAAACGAATAAAAATTAATGGCAAATTTGCACAAATAGGGCAAAAAATTTCTGACCTGGATGTTGTTGAGTTTGACGGTCAAAAAATAAATAAAAAACCAAAAATCGTCTGATATGCACTAAATAAACCAAAAAATTATATTACAAGTCGAATTGATCCACAAAATAGGCCGACAATAATGGAATTTTTTGATAAAAATTCCTATTTGTTTCCAGTAGGCAGGCTGGATTTTGAAACAACCGGACTAATTTTGGTAACAAATGATGGCGAAACTAGCAATAAATTACTTCATCCTAGCTCAAAAATTCAGAGAACATATTTAGTCAAAACTGATTTTAATTTAAATGATGAGGAAATCAATTTTTTGAATAACAATGAAATTTATTTAGATAATGTAAAATCTGTTCAAAAAATTCAAAAAGTTGCTTCCCGGACATATATTGTCAAAGTTTGGCAAGGCTCAAACCATCATGTTAAAAAAATTTTTATCTCTGTTTCCAAAAAAGTTCTTATGCTCCGAAGACTAAGTTTTGCAACTATTGAACTTGGAAATTTAAAACCAGGTGAAAAACGCAAACTGTCTCAAGCCGAAATTTTGTCGCTAAAGAATATTTTTTAA
- a CDS encoding cysteine desulfurase: MTNYKQFFPFLNKVTYLDSAAMTQKPISVIEKINHFYTNCAVNTHSSNSKIAFENLQILNQTREKIAKLIDGLPDEIIFTSGTTESINLFANMIKKFIRKGDEILLSPLNHSSNLLVWVKIAQKVGAKIVYSTKIIDKISPKTGVIALSQANNSILVDLDLAKIWEKALKNGAFVINDATQSINFQKVSMKFCHALAFSSNKFYGPTGLGVLAIKNYLLEELEPVKFGGGIIRKFDNKNLFFYNDYRKFEAGTLNFAAIWGLNAAIDFINKIGIETIYKKIKILANYLYEKLEKIDDIEIFSKKGDHIIIFNIKGFSAQDVASYLGNNDIYVRSGNFCVPLLKKVLKNDSFIRVSLGFYNDFADIDNLITNLEEKRFLDFV, from the coding sequence ATGACTAATTATAAACAGTTTTTCCCTTTTTTAAATAAGGTAACTTATTTAGATTCTGCAGCAATGACGCAAAAACCAATATCTGTAATTGAAAAAATTAACCATTTTTACACAAATTGTGCTGTTAATACCCATTCATCAAATTCAAAAATCGCCTTTGAAAATTTACAGATTTTAAATCAAACTCGTGAAAAAATTGCAAAATTAATTGATGGTCTTCCCGATGAAATTATTTTCACTTCTGGAACAACAGAATCGATAAATCTTTTTGCCAACATGATTAAAAAATTCATAAGAAAGGGAGATGAAATTTTGTTGTCACCTTTAAATCATTCTTCAAATTTACTTGTTTGAGTCAAAATTGCTCAAAAGGTGGGCGCAAAAATTGTTTATAGCACAAAAATAATTGACAAAATTTCACCAAAAACAGGTGTTATTGCTTTAAGTCAGGCAAATAATTCAATTTTAGTTGATCTAGATTTAGCTAAAATTTGAGAAAAAGCTTTAAAAAACGGCGCTTTTGTAATAAATGATGCAACACAATCAATAAACTTTCAAAAAGTTAGTATGAAATTTTGTCACGCATTGGCTTTTAGTTCTAATAAATTTTACGGGCCAACTGGATTAGGTGTACTTGCAATAAAAAATTATTTGTTGGAAGAACTAGAACCTGTAAAATTTGGAGGGGGAATAATTAGAAAATTTGACAACAAAAATTTGTTTTTTTATAATGATTATCGCAAATTTGAAGCAGGGACACTAAATTTTGCTGCAATTTGGGGCTTAAATGCCGCTATTGATTTTATAAATAAAATTGGGATTGAAACAATTTATAAAAAAATTAAAATTTTGGCCAATTATTTATATGAAAAATTAGAAAAAATTGATGATATTGAAATTTTTTCTAAAAAAGGCGACCATATTATAATTTTCAATATTAAAGGTTTTAGCGCTCAAGATGTTGCTTCATACCTAGGAAATAACGATATTTATGTGCGAAGCGGAAATTTTTGTGTTCCGTTACTAAAAAAAGTGCTAAAAAATGATAGTTTCATCAGAGTTTCGCTTGGTTTTTACAATGATTTTGCTGATATTGACAACTTGATTACCAACTTAGAAGAAAAGAGGTTTTTAGATTTTGTATAA
- a CDS encoding phosphopentomutase, with protein MEQYKFNRIFLIVTDSLGIGDDGFQDSFGDSGANTLYCVSKTGELKIPFWKKMGISNVAKIENSGKINKEPLAYVSKIIVKSKAKDTLAGHWEMMGIETLKPNPNFDQGFPNELIKELEKAFDNRQIIGNKSISGTVILSELGQQSIDEGKIIVYTSPDSTLQICGHEEKLGLENLYRYAKAARKICSSKPEWNVARVIARPYIGQNGKFTRTFNRHDYANTPPKSILDRLQQKGIETIGIGKIGDIFSKQGLDTIFGPDSDENNMDIAIDIASKSTKNQFIFVNLVEFDSSYGHRRDIMGYCQNLNNFDIKLAKLVNTLKDDDLLIVSSDHGNDPCFPGTNHTREALPLTIFSKKFTSKSKKLKNPVDSLATIGNIIARNFQVELAEIGEDIFDSLE; from the coding sequence ATGGAACAATACAAATTTAATCGCATTTTCTTAATAGTAACCGACTCGCTTGGAATTGGTGATGATGGTTTTCAAGACTCATTTGGCGATTCGGGCGCAAATACTTTATATTGTGTTTCAAAAACTGGTGAATTAAAAATTCCTTTTTGAAAAAAAATGGGAATTTCTAATGTGGCTAAAATTGAAAATAGTGGCAAAATAAATAAAGAACCACTTGCTTATGTTTCAAAAATTATCGTAAAATCAAAAGCTAAAGACACACTAGCGGGTCATTGAGAAATGATGGGAATTGAAACTCTTAAGCCTAACCCAAATTTTGATCAGGGTTTTCCTAATGAACTAATAAAAGAACTCGAAAAAGCCTTTGATAATCGACAAATTATTGGCAATAAATCAATTAGTGGAACTGTGATTTTGTCAGAATTAGGACAACAATCTATCGATGAGGGTAAAATAATTGTGTATACCTCACCTGATTCCACTCTACAAATTTGTGGTCATGAAGAAAAATTAGGACTTGAAAATCTATATCGCTATGCAAAAGCTGCAAGAAAAATTTGTTCTTCAAAGCCAGAATGAAACGTTGCTCGCGTTATTGCTCGCCCTTATATTGGCCAAAACGGAAAATTTACACGAACTTTTAATAGACACGACTATGCAAATACACCGCCAAAATCAATTCTTGATAGATTACAACAAAAAGGAATTGAAACAATAGGAATCGGTAAAATTGGTGATATTTTTTCAAAACAGGGGCTTGATACAATTTTTGGGCCTGACAGTGATGAAAACAATATGGATATCGCAATTGATATTGCCTCCAAATCCACAAAAAATCAATTTATTTTTGTGAATTTGGTTGAATTTGACTCAAGTTATGGTCACCGTCGTGATATTATGGGATATTGTCAAAATTTAAATAATTTTGACATTAAACTAGCAAAATTAGTAAATACTTTAAAAGATGATGACTTATTAATTGTTTCTTCTGATCACGGAAATGACCCTTGTTTTCCTGGCACAAATCACACACGCGAGGCACTACCACTAACAATTTTTTCAAAAAAATTCACATCAAAGTCAAAAAAATTAAAAAATCCTGTTGATTCACTTGCAACTATCGGAAACATAATTGCCAGAAATTTTCAAGTTGAGCTAGCAGAAATAGGTGAAGATATTTTTGACTCTTTAGAATAA
- a CDS encoding iron-sulfur cluster assembly scaffold protein, producing the protein MYNDFIIRRNIIVEANEKFKEKQRICKSTSSEMNNNCDDWAQLDLEIIGKKIKKIQFCASGCALLLASCYLFEKILINKTISEAQILLENYEEMIKSQKIIPILEDLNALFMVKSHPNRVICIKLPLFLLQKQIENHENS; encoded by the coding sequence TTGTATAATGATTTTATTATTCGACGAAATATTATTGTCGAAGCTAATGAAAAATTCAAGGAAAAGCAACGAATTTGTAAGTCAACAAGCTCTGAAATGAATAATAACTGTGATGATTGGGCTCAGTTAGACTTAGAAATTATCGGCAAAAAAATTAAAAAAATACAATTTTGCGCTTCAGGTTGCGCTCTTTTGCTCGCAAGTTGTTATTTATTTGAAAAAATTTTAATTAATAAAACCATAAGTGAAGCGCAAATTTTGCTTGAAAATTATGAAGAAATGATTAAATCTCAAAAAATTATCCCAATTTTAGAAGATTTAAATGCACTTTTTATGGTTAAAAGTCATCCAAACCGAGTAATTTGTATTAAACTACCTTTGTTTTTGTTGCAAAAACAAATTGAAAATCATGAAAACAGTTAG
- a CDS encoding transcription antitermination protein NusB: MNHLNKKYSPKNQKYRNKKKNTHPYFDQEAKEFAQVLQKQRSLFVSSLDCNITKNLLGNSSQNETQDGLKNSGNLRSQSCQHNSNLTKITYENRAFCSNSQSINYQNKHLKNSEVLDENQCLEFQSLSKQRIKRMANISIIYGSQLFDKNIDIDEIKNKYFEVTFDQLKILTFVKKNYVFLKKVITLQLKSNWSWDRILPLIRSILLLGAAELFFQPRRIIFNEAIEITKIFSIEGGDEFSFVNAVLQKVYNYYENKNLLRPQK; encoded by the coding sequence ATGAATCATTTAAACAAAAAATATTCACCAAAAAATCAAAAATATAGGAATAAGAAAAAAAATACTCATCCTTATTTTGATCAAGAAGCAAAGGAATTTGCACAAGTTTTACAAAAGCAACGCTCTCTTTTTGTAAGTTCGCTCGACTGTAATATTACTAAAAATTTACTTGGTAATTCAAGCCAAAATGAAACTCAAGACGGCCTAAAAAACTCAGGCAACTTGAGATCCCAAAGTTGTCAACATAACAGTAATTTAACGAAAATAACCTATGAAAATCGAGCTTTTTGCTCAAATAGTCAATCAATAAATTACCAAAATAAGCATCTTAAGAACTCTGAAGTCCTCGATGAAAATCAGTGTCTTGAGTTTCAAAGTCTATCCAAACAACGAATCAAAAGAATGGCTAATATTTCAATTATTTATGGCTCACAACTTTTTGATAAAAATATCGACATTGATGAAATAAAAAATAAATATTTTGAAGTGACTTTTGATCAGTTAAAAATTCTTACTTTTGTCAAGAAAAATTATGTTTTTTTGAAAAAAGTTATTACTTTACAGTTAAAATCTAATTGAAGTTGAGATAGAATATTGCCATTAATTCGATCAATTTTGCTTTTGGGAGCTGCTGAATTATTTTTCCAACCTCGCCGAATTATTTTTAATGAGGCTATTGAAATCACTAAAATTTTTAGCATTGAAGGTGGCGATGAATTTAGCTTTGTAAATGCTGTTTTGCAAAAAGTATACAATTATTATGAAAACAAGAATCTTCTTAGACCTCAAAAATAA
- the ylqF gene encoding ribosome biogenesis GTPase YlqF: MAKSINDIENKARIADLFILVVDGRCPISSLNENFLQIAKQKMTLVIVTKIDLADKNKFTKIKKFFTDKKFFVLFVNLRDYSARLEIISHLNKIFKIKQEKNSTKFFSPSLKCFVVGVPNTGKSTLINLITKSQLKVGNQPGITRNNQWISYDKFLFLDTPGILLPKMDDQILAVKLAIIGLIRWEILNISDLFIEAYKIISEQYPNFITDLELKPSLIDSEIEENLLILCKNKKFINKSGLDLPRCRKWFLMHIGKQKITLD; this comes from the coding sequence ATGGCAAAAAGCATAAATGACATAGAAAATAAAGCGCGAATAGCAGATCTTTTTATTTTAGTTGTGGATGGTAGATGTCCTATTTCTAGTCTAAATGAGAATTTTTTGCAAATTGCAAAACAAAAAATGACACTAGTAATAGTAACAAAAATTGATCTAGCTGATAAAAACAAATTCACTAAAATAAAAAAATTTTTTACGGATAAAAAATTTTTTGTTCTCTTTGTAAATTTACGAGATTACTCAGCTAGATTAGAAATTATATCACATTTAAATAAAATATTTAAAATAAAACAAGAAAAAAATTCAACTAAATTTTTCTCCCCAAGTCTAAAGTGTTTTGTTGTCGGAGTGCCTAACACTGGAAAATCAACGCTAATAAATTTAATCACAAAATCACAACTAAAAGTAGGAAACCAACCGGGAATAACGAGAAATAATCAATGAATTAGCTATGATAAATTTCTTTTTCTTGACACCCCAGGAATCCTATTGCCAAAAATGGACGATCAAATTTTAGCCGTTAAATTAGCTATTATTGGTTTGATAAGGTGGGAAATTCTAAATATTAGTGATCTTTTTATTGAAGCATACAAAATAATTTCTGAACAATATCCAAATTTCATCACAGATTTAGAACTAAAACCCTCACTAATTGATTCAGAAATTGAAGAAAACTTATTAATTTTGTGCAAAAATAAAAAATTTATAAATAAAAGTGGTCTAGATTTGCCTCGCTGTCGAAAGTGATTTTTAATGCATATTGGAAAACAAAAAATTACATTAGATTAA
- a CDS encoding TlyA family RNA methyltransferase: MNLLSKILSMGFEKAESLIKTGHVKVNNKICLLPAYKIKDLDQVTVEIKEKYVSRGALKLLWAYEKFGLDFNDKIVLDIGSSKGGFTQICLEKGAKKVYALDSGLNQLDYSLRIDPRVSVKEKTNIKYVTSDFFDEKIDIIVCDVSFISLKIVVSVVKNLLKKGQSFIALFKPQFEASSKYVQKGGYVSPEFHEFLINRLVEFAKNDFDFVNSTKSPIKGLKSKNIEYFLHFIKKND, from the coding sequence ATGAACCTACTTAGTAAAATTCTAAGCATGGGTTTTGAAAAAGCCGAATCATTAATTAAAACTGGTCATGTAAAAGTCAATAATAAAATATGCCTTCTGCCAGCATATAAAATTAAAGATTTAGACCAAGTGACAGTTGAAATAAAAGAAAAATATGTCTCCCGCGGCGCCTTAAAACTGCTTTGAGCTTATGAAAAATTTGGACTTGATTTTAATGACAAAATTGTTCTAGACATTGGGTCTTCTAAAGGTGGTTTTACACAAATTTGCCTTGAAAAAGGCGCAAAAAAGGTTTATGCTCTTGATTCAGGTTTGAATCAATTAGATTATTCTTTAAGAATTGATCCTAGAGTTTCAGTAAAAGAAAAAACCAACATTAAATATGTTACAAGCGATTTTTTTGATGAAAAAATCGACATAATTGTTTGCGATGTTTCCTTTATTAGTCTTAAAATTGTTGTTAGTGTTGTAAAAAATTTGCTAAAAAAAGGGCAAAGTTTTATTGCTTTATTTAAACCTCAATTTGAGGCTAGCTCAAAATATGTCCAAAAAGGCGGTTATGTTTCGCCTGAATTTCATGAGTTTTTAATTAACAGACTGGTTGAATTTGCTAAAAACGACTTTGATTTTGTTAATTCGACTAAATCACCAATTAAAGGACTAAAATCAAAAAATATAGAGTATTTTTTGCATTTTATCAAGAAAAATGACTAA
- the lepB gene encoding signal peptidase I codes for MEKNNFVTIKPKKKFFNKKNLLFGLSALVFSIALTVFILFTFIFRLVDVEGNSMFPTLQHGQKIFINRVKSPKRNDIVAFNYKEIVLIKRILGLPGDKITVKENEIYINDKKVATFIKSATFLFDGVVPENKFFAVGDNLENSSDSRDFGFFDLRDVIGIL; via the coding sequence ATGGAAAAAAATAATTTTGTAACTATTAAACCAAAGAAAAAATTTTTTAATAAAAAAAACCTTTTATTTGGTTTGTCAGCTTTAGTCTTTTCAATTGCCCTAACAGTTTTTATTCTCTTTACTTTTATTTTTAGGTTAGTTGATGTTGAAGGTAACTCGATGTTTCCAACTCTTCAACACGGGCAAAAAATTTTTATTAATAGAGTAAAATCACCAAAAAGAAACGATATTGTCGCTTTTAATTACAAAGAAATAGTTTTAATTAAAAGGATTTTGGGGCTGCCAGGCGATAAAATAACTGTTAAAGAAAATGAAATTTACATAAATGATAAAAAAGTTGCAACTTTTATCAAAAGCGCGACTTTTTTGTTCGATGGAGTAGTGCCAGAAAATAAATTTTTTGCTGTTGGCGATAATTTGGAAAACAGTAGTGATAGCAGGGATTTTGGATTTTTTGATCTACGTGATGTCATTGGAATTTTATAG
- the gyrA gene encoding DNA gyrase subunit A, with product MIEDNKNHKDNEEIKEIDSSLNSEDDKSDDSDQIYEVKPTILETVTDNIVPIKIEDEMKVSFLDYSMSVIVSRALPDVRDGLKPVHRRILYTMSELGITSGTSYKKSARIVGDVLGKYHPHGDASVYDSMVRMAQPFSLRYPLIDGHGNFGSIDGDEAAAMRYTEARLSKISNKMIEGIKKNTVNFRPNYDASEMEPEILPARFPNLLVSGVSGIAVGMTTKIPPHNLGEIIETFITFARNPNIDINELIETLPGPDFPTGAIISGKKGINQAYLTGKGTFWIRSKAKIEYLNSGRSRIIFYEIPYEVKKPSIIEKVAFLVKNKKILGIKDIRDESTRHGIRVVFDIKKGFNPEVILNKLYHSTDLQISYSINMLALVKGVPKLMNLKEILTHYLEHQKEINLRALNFDLEKASERLNILSGLKIAIENIDNVIAIIKSSSSDQIAQERLAQTYNLNPVQTKAIIDMRLGRLTSLAIEKLISDIESLKIEIDEIKSIIESPEKLIELIITQHKATAEQFSDPRRSEIITEIIRLNEEDFIPNEKVIISLTQNNYVKRLNLEEYRLQNRGGFGASVSNLYKDDELKSVCITNTHSDLLIISSRAKIFKLRAYQIPDSSKQGKGLPFLNLVQVQKDENISALIPWNQQYNDHWLITVSAFGYIKKTELSEFSYIPKNGKIALKLVEGDYLKSAFIVPASSEINIILASSQGLVNRWPIKLLRNTGRASIGVKGIALEEGHKIVGACYTFGNDFVFNLSKHGYGKKTPVEEYRLTGRATKGLKGLDDEKAGDLIFVGTIGPDQEAIIITKRGFAIRIDLDSVPIISRRTKGVKLIKLKGEDEISFVTLIKKETN from the coding sequence ATGATTGAGGACAATAAAAACCATAAAGATAACGAAGAAATCAAGGAAATTGATTCTAGCTTAAATAGTGAAGATGACAAATCGGACGACTCAGACCAAATTTACGAAGTTAAACCAACAATTTTAGAAACAGTAACTGACAATATTGTTCCAATTAAAATCGAAGATGAAATGAAAGTTTCATTTCTTGATTATTCAATGTCAGTTATTGTTTCAAGAGCTCTACCTGATGTTCGTGATGGACTAAAGCCGGTTCATAGACGAATTTTATATACAATGAGCGAACTTGGAATAACTTCAGGAACTAGTTATAAAAAATCAGCTAGAATTGTCGGTGATGTTCTTGGAAAATATCACCCACATGGTGATGCTTCTGTTTATGATTCAATGGTTCGAATGGCTCAACCTTTTTCACTACGCTACCCGCTTATCGATGGACACGGTAATTTTGGTTCAATTGATGGCGATGAAGCTGCCGCAATGCGTTACACTGAGGCGCGATTGTCAAAAATTTCTAATAAAATGATTGAAGGTATTAAAAAAAATACTGTAAATTTCAGACCTAATTATGATGCAAGTGAAATGGAACCTGAAATTTTGCCAGCACGATTTCCAAATTTATTAGTTTCAGGGGTTTCTGGAATTGCTGTTGGGATGACCACCAAAATTCCACCGCACAACTTAGGCGAAATTATTGAAACTTTCATTACTTTTGCAAGAAATCCAAATATTGACATTAATGAATTAATTGAGACTCTTCCTGGTCCAGATTTTCCAACAGGTGCCATAATTTCGGGAAAAAAAGGGATAAATCAAGCATATTTAACCGGAAAAGGTACTTTTTGAATTAGATCAAAAGCAAAAATTGAATATTTAAACTCAGGTAGATCACGAATTATTTTTTACGAAATTCCTTATGAAGTTAAAAAACCTTCTATTATCGAAAAGGTTGCTTTTTTAGTAAAAAATAAGAAAATTCTTGGAATTAAAGATATTCGTGATGAAAGTACTCGTCACGGAATTCGTGTTGTTTTTGATATTAAAAAAGGATTTAATCCTGAAGTTATTTTAAATAAACTTTATCACAGCACCGATTTACAAATTAGTTATTCAATAAACATGCTTGCGCTTGTAAAAGGTGTGCCAAAATTAATGAATTTAAAGGAAATTTTAACTCATTATCTTGAACACCAAAAAGAAATTAATCTTCGCGCGCTGAACTTTGACCTGGAAAAAGCTAGCGAAAGACTTAATATTTTAAGCGGTTTAAAAATTGCTATTGAAAATATTGACAATGTAATTGCGATCATAAAATCTTCAAGTTCAGACCAAATTGCTCAAGAAAGATTAGCCCAAACTTATAATTTAAATCCTGTCCAGACAAAAGCAATAATTGACATGCGTCTTGGTCGGCTAACTAGTTTGGCAATCGAAAAATTAATTAGTGACATTGAAAGTCTAAAAATCGAAATTGATGAGATTAAGTCAATAATTGAATCACCTGAAAAACTAATTGAATTAATTATTACCCAACACAAAGCAACCGCTGAACAATTCAGTGATCCACGAAGATCTGAAATTATTACCGAAATTATACGACTTAATGAAGAAGATTTTATCCCTAATGAAAAAGTAATTATTTCTCTGACACAAAATAACTATGTAAAAAGGTTAAATTTAGAAGAATATCGTCTACAAAATCGTGGTGGCTTTGGTGCTTCAGTTTCAAATTTATACAAAGATGACGAGCTAAAATCTGTTTGCATTACAAACACCCACAGCGATCTTTTAATTATTTCTTCACGGGCTAAAATTTTCAAACTTCGGGCTTACCAAATTCCTGATAGTTCAAAACAAGGAAAAGGTCTCCCTTTTTTAAATCTTGTACAAGTACAAAAAGATGAAAATATTAGTGCTTTAATTCCTTGAAACCAGCAATACAATGATCATTGGCTTATCACAGTTTCTGCTTTTGGTTATATTAAAAAAACGGAACTTTCAGAGTTTAGTTATATTCCAAAAAATGGAAAAATCGCTTTAAAACTTGTTGAGGGAGATTATTTAAAATCAGCCTTTATTGTGCCAGCAAGTTCTGAAATCAATATTATTTTAGCCTCATCGCAAGGACTTGTAAATCGTTGACCAATTAAATTATTACGAAATACCGGTCGGGCTTCAATCGGTGTTAAAGGAATCGCTCTTGAAGAAGGACACAAAATAGTTGGCGCTTGTTACACTTTTGGCAATGATTTTGTCTTTAATTTAAGCAAACATGGTTATGGGAAAAAAACTCCTGTTGAAGAATATCGACTAACCGGAAGAGCAACTAAAGGACTAAAAGGTCTAGACGACGAAAAGGCTGGCGATCTTATTTTTGTCGGCACAATTGGGCCAGATCAGGAAGCAATAATTATCACTAAAAGAGGTTTTGCAATTAGAATTGATCTTGATAGCGTTCCAATAATTAGTCGTAGGACAAAAGGGGTAAAATTAATTAAACTCAAAGGTGAAGACGAAATAAGTTTTGTTACTTTAATTAAAAAAGAGACAAATTAG